In Pangasianodon hypophthalmus isolate fPanHyp1 chromosome 5, fPanHyp1.pri, whole genome shotgun sequence, the DNA window CTCCACAGAGCCACACAGAGCTCTGCCCTCCTGAACAGTCAGCTCAACTTCACATTTCTAGAACCATCTTATTTGGTCTAGGTACAATGTTGGAAATTTCATCACACagcatgtttaaaatgatgGGATTACTAACGTCTTGCTATGAATTGCATGAGATATTTGTTAAAAGCTTGCAACAGCTGATAAAAACACAAGAGTTCTCCCTGATCAACTGTGTAAAAGTTAGGAGGAAAATGCTGTGTAATGCCGACTAATCAAAGACACGTTCATTCTGCCTTTCAGAAGTGAACTAGAGAGCTTCATCTAAATATAAACACCTTGGATAAAAACTGAGATATGAACAGATGTTTAAATGTGAGTGGCATATAGATAgagctatactgtatatttcttaaATAACCTAATTATATAGTTAATTACTTTCTATAACTATAAGATTTCTataagatttaatgttgtggctgtaCAGGTTGTTTCCAGGTATCTGATTTCTTTATCATGTTTTTCCTCTAATGAGAACATGAATTAGCTGTAATtattatgtgttgtgtgtttctctgttaaaaacacacacacagactcagagGCAGATTACCAGGAGGATTTAGCCTTTGCCCTCGTTTCACTGATAATGAAGTTTAAACATTATCAGGAGTGTCACAGCTCAGAGTGACACGGCAATAGTGGGATTATCTTatacctccacacacacacacaaacacacacacacacacacacacacacacacacacacacacaaggttaaatagtctatctatctatctatctatctatctatctatctatctgtctgtctgtctgtctgtcgatCTACCtatatgtctatctatctatttatctgtctgtctgtctgtatgtctgtctgtttatctatctatctatctatctatctatctatcggtctgtctgtctgtctatctacctatctatctaactatttatctgtctgtctgtttgtctatctatctatctatctatctatctgtctgtctgtctgtctgtctatcttcaTCTGGGCTTTGGCCTTCAAACTAAACTCTATCCACATGAGTTTtgagatcattttttttatgtgtaaatttccATTCTATTCCTTTTTGCAACttttaataacacaataaaacagatgaaaaaataGATATATTTCCAGCAGTGTTCAGAAATAGACCCTAACATTATTCATAATGTTATTCCTTCAAGTATCTTTTATCACAGACTTTTCTTTAAACTTTTCCTTTTACTCGCAAGTCATGCTGTAGCTTCGATAGTAACATTAACTAaacttacaccacagtgctgctgaaacCGGGAGtcttggtcagaaggtgttgattaattttctataacagcagctctgacagtagtgcagctgcaactcacaggtttatattaggtACAGATATTTAAAGAATGGATTAAAAGTGCACcaatttgatgattttttttcataacatcACTGTGTAGTCGTAGATAAATCAGCAGGTCTGCAGCAATCAGATCAAACAAGAGCGCTATGAGGGAAATGCTGTGTAATACCGACTAATCAAACACACGATTTGGTTGATTTAAgctaattatataatatattattttctataacagagttttaatgttgtggctgtaCAGGTTGTTTCCAGGTATCTGATTTCTTTATCGTGATTTTTCATACAATGATTTTCCTCCAACAAGAACACAAATTAGCTGTAATTAGTAGGTGTTGtgtttacaacacacacacacagactcagagGTAGAGTACCATGAGAATTTAGCCTTCACCCTGATTTCACTGTTAATGAAGTTTAATCGTTATTAGGAGCGCAAAAATACATGAATGTTGAGTGggacatctatctatctatctatctgtcaatctacctgtctgtctgtctatctatctatctaaaattaacaacattaaatgtaactataaatggataaaaagtatgatgatcttaataaatacacaattgtaatcattattaacttgctgtagtataagaggaataaaacacttagggatgtTATATCTTAGGAAAATAATGTTGCTAACGTAATTCTGCCAAAATGTctgattgttgttttgttaaCAGAATCATATGAAGTCACCATGGTGCTGCTTTATTAATCAAATTTTTAGCTAAAATCAAttcaaggttaaaaaaaaaaaaaactaaattaatgaTCATGACTCACCGCAGGCAGAGGTTTCTTCTTGGCACAGTTGATGCCCCCAATTCTCACCATATTGGGCATTACAGGTCTCGGGTACTCAAAGGTGAAGTCATATCTATGAAGCCAAATCGCAGCATGTCCGAGGACATCTTTAAATGAAACATCCTTTTTGAGATATCTGCTGGTGAGTTCATCAAAGCTGGAGAAAAGTACTCTGCAGAGAATAGCATCGAATCCTGCCTTAAGCACGTTCTTGACCCTCTGAGGAAACGTCATGACGTCGGTGCTGTCTATGAAATAGCGCGGGACGTAGGACGGAGGCGACGGGCTCTGAGCGGCTTCCAGATCCAATCCACGGGGAAGTCCATGCAGGAAGTAAACTGCAGGAAGAGAGAAAGCCTTGGCGATGATGGGGCCACAAGGCAGGAAGGGATCGGTGAGCATGATATCAAAGTGTTCTTCACGCAGGTTCTGCATCAGAGGCTCATTATACAGCAGCGCCTCGCATCCTTTCACCTGCATGTTAGTAAAGCTGAGGAGCCCGATGACATTCTCCAATAAGTCAGAGATCTGTGGCGCTTTCGTAATGCTCTCCTTCATACTTTTCATGCTGCCATCATGCAGTTCAGCCTTGGTGTAGGGAACCTTAAAACCCCGAGCGGTGTATGCATCAGAGCCGTGGATCAACACACTGGTCTCAGGAACCAGAACCACCATTTCATGTCCTCTCCGAGACAATTCCTCCACCAGGATCTTCATACTGAGCCAATGGCTGCCGTCCACGGGCATCACCAGGACCTTCCCTCCTTCCACTGGTCCTAAAAAGCTGCAAAAATAAAGCTGCAGCCAGAGAGCTGCAAGAAGACGAGGCATTTTTAGCATAATGTGCTTCAAAAGTTTTTAATTAAGTCTAGAGAAAGTGGATTTTGCAGAAAGCACAGAAGAATGTAAAACAACGAGCAGAAATGTAACACAAGACaatacaagacagtacaatgactactgggacagacaatgggcatagtgcagcgctgaccagtacacagttctgtttaaagtgaacctagtgacaatagtgcaaatagtacaagagtacaaaacaagtagctgaaatagtgtaaacataagtgtaaacataagagtagcagcctatgtacagtatgggtaatgtagcagcataaacgtgcaaaaacttgcaaaaaaattgcagagaggatggaggatgctcagttgtgtgtatactggtatatgtgtgtgttccttcagccCAATTTCTGAGTATTGGAGGTATTGGaggtatgtgtgagtgtgttctttcagttcagtttctgagtattgaggagtctgattgcatgggggaagaaactattgcacagtctggttgtgagggcccgaatgcttcggtaccgtttaccagatggcaggagggtaaagagtgtgtgaaaggggtgtgtggggtcatccacaatgctggtggctttgcggatgcagcatgaggtgtaaatgtccgtgatggagggaagagagaccccgatgatcttctcagctgtcctcactatcctctgaagggtcttgcgatccgagacggtgcaattcccaatcCAGACAGTGGGCAGTGAGCTGCTCAGGATGcgctcgatagtccctctgtagaacatagTGAAGagcattcgaacatatgtgtctttattgtccaggt includes these proteins:
- the LOC128318432 gene encoding UDP-glucuronosyltransferase-like isoform X3 produces the protein MPVDGSHWLSMKILVEELSRRGHEMVVLVPETSVLIHGSDAYTARGFKVPYTKAELHDGSMKSMKESITKAPQISDLLENVIGLLSFTNMQVKGCEALLYNEPLMQNLREEHFDIMLTDPFLPCGPIIAKAFSLPAVYFLHGLPRGLDLEAAQSPSPPSYVPRYFIDSTDVMTFPQRVKNVLKAGFDAILCRVLFSSFDELTSRYLKKDVSFKDVLGHAAIWLHRYDFTFEYPRPVMPNMVRIGGINCAKKKPLPAELEEFVDGSGDHGFIVFTLGSFVSELPEIIAREFFKAFRQIPQRVLWRYTGVIPKDIPENVKVMKWLPQYDLLAHPKAKVFITHGGSHGIYEVICNGVPMVMIPLFGDQRDNVNHMVVRGVAESLTMYDLTSEKLLGALRKVLNDKSYKEKTTELSRIHKDRPIEPLDLAVFWTEFVMRHGGAEYLRPAAHHLNWVQYHSLDVIGFLLLVLATFIFITIKTCTFCFRKCFRRTQKTKKE
- the LOC128318432 gene encoding UDP-glucuronosyltransferase-like isoform X2; the protein is MLKMPRLLAALWLQLYFCSFLGPVEGGKVLVMPVDGSHWLSMKILVEELSRRGHEMVVLVPETSVLIHGSDAYTARGFKVPYTKAELHDGSMKSMKESITKAPQISDLLENVIGLLSFTNMQVKGCEALLYNEPLMQNLREEHFDIMLTDPFLPCGPIIAKAFSLPAVYFLHGLPRGLDLEAAQSPSPPSYVPRYFIDSTDVMTFPQRVKNVLKAGFDAILCRVLFSSFDELTSRYLKKDVSFKDVLGHAAIWLHRYDFTFEYPRPVMPNMVRIGGINCAKKKPLPAELEEFVDGSGDHGFIVFTLGSFVSELPEIIAREFFKAFRQIPQRVLWRYTGVIPKDIPENVKVMKWLPQYDLLAHPKAKVFITHGGSHGIYEVICNGVPMVMIPLFGDQRDNVNHMVVRGVAESLTMYDLTSEKLLGALRKVLNDKSYKEKTTELSRIHKDRPIEPLDLAVFWTEFVMRHGGAEYLRPAAHHLNWEVLQEDSEDQKGVRWPVKDQETNQFCADYNELMYWVE
- the LOC128318432 gene encoding UDP-glucuronosyltransferase-like isoform X1, with the translated sequence MLKMPRLLAALWLQLYFCSFLGPVEGGKVLVMPVDGSHWLSMKILVEELSRRGHEMVVLVPETSVLIHGSDAYTARGFKVPYTKAELHDGSMKSMKESITKAPQISDLLENVIGLLSFTNMQVKGCEALLYNEPLMQNLREEHFDIMLTDPFLPCGPIIAKAFSLPAVYFLHGLPRGLDLEAAQSPSPPSYVPRYFIDSTDVMTFPQRVKNVLKAGFDAILCRVLFSSFDELTSRYLKKDVSFKDVLGHAAIWLHRYDFTFEYPRPVMPNMVRIGGINCAKKKPLPAELEEFVDGSGDHGFIVFTLGSFVSELPEIIAREFFKAFRQIPQRVLWRYTGVIPKDIPENVKVMKWLPQYDLLAHPKAKVFITHGGSHGIYEVICNGVPMVMIPLFGDQRDNVNHMVVRGVAESLTMYDLTSEKLLGALRKVLNDKSYKEKTTELSRIHKDRPIEPLDLAVFWTEFVMRHGGAEYLRPAAHHLNWVQYHSLDVIGFLLLVLATFIFITIKTCTFCFRKCFRRTQKTKKE